A genomic segment from Bubalus bubalis isolate 160015118507 breed Murrah chromosome 5, NDDB_SH_1, whole genome shotgun sequence encodes:
- the LOC102415776 gene encoding TAR DNA-binding protein 43 — MSEYIRVTEDENDEPIEIPSEDDGTVLLSTVTAQFPGACGLRYRNPVSQCMRGVRLVEGILHAPDAGWGNLVYVVNYPKDNKRKMDETDASSAVKVKRAVQKTSDLIVLGLPWKTTEQDLKDYFSTFGEVLMVQVKKDIKTGHSKGFGFVRFTEYETQVKVMSQRHMIDGRWCDCKLPNSKQSPDEPLRSRKVFVGRCTEDMTADELRQFFCQYGEVVDVFIPKPFRAFAFVTFADDQVAQSLCGEDLIIKGISVHISNAEPKHNSNRQLERSGRFGGNPGGFGNQGGFGNSRGGGAGLGNNQGSNMGGGMNFGAFSINPAMMAAAQAALQSSWGMMGMLASQQNQSGPSGNNQSQGNMQREPNQAFGSGNNSYSGSNSGAAIGWGSASNAGSGSGFNGGFGSSMDSKSSGWGM, encoded by the exons ATGTCTGAATACATTCGGGTAACCGAAGATGAGAATGACGAGCCTATTGAGATACCATCGGAAGACGATGGGACAGTGCTGCTGTCCACGGTTACAGCCCAGTTTCCAGGGGCATGTGGGCTGCGCTACCGGAATCCAGTGTCTCAGTGTATGAGAGGTGTCCGTCTGGTAGAAGGAATTCTGCACGCCCCCGATGCTGGCTGGGGGAATCTGGTATATGTTGTCAACTATCCCAAAG ataacaaaagaaaaatggatgaaaCAGATGCTTcatcagcagtgaaagtgaaaagagcgGTCCAGAAAACATCTGATTTAATAGTGTTGGGTCTCCCATGGAAAACAACTGAACAGGATCTGAAAGATTACTTCAGTACCTTTGGAGAAGTTCTTATGGTTCAG gtCAAGAAGGATATTAAAACTGGTCATTCAAAAGGGTTTGGCTTCGTTCGCTTCACGGAATATGAAACCCAGGTGAAAGTAATGTCACAACGACATATGATAGATGGACGATGGTGTGActgtaaacttccaaattctAAG CAAAGCCCAGATGAGCCTTTGAGAAGCAGAAAGGTGTTTGTTGGGCGTTGTACAGAGGACATGACTGCTGATGAACTGCGGCAGTTCTTTTGCCAGTACGGAGAAGTGGTAGATGTCTTCATCCCCAAACCGTTCAGGGCTTTTGCCTTTGTTACATTTGCAGATGATCAg GTTGCCCAGTCTCTTTGTGGAGAGGACTTGATCATTAAAGGAATCAGCGTACATATATCCAATGCTGAACCTAAGCACAATAGCAATAGACAGTTAGAAAGAAGTGGAAGATTTGGTGGTAATCCAGGTGGCTTTGGGAATCAGGGTGGATTTGGAAATAGTCGAGGGGGTGGAGCGGGTTTGGGAAACAATCAGGGTAGTAATATGGGTGGAGGGATGAACTTTGGTGCTTTTAGCATTAACCCAGCAATGATGGCTGCAGCCCAGGCTGCTCTGCAGAGCAGCTGGGGTATGATGGGCATGTTAGCCAGTCAGCAGAACCAGTCTGGCCCATCAGGTAATAACCAAAGCCAAGGCAACATGCAGAGGGAGCCAAATCAGGCTTTTGGTTCTGGAAATAACTCTTACAGTGGTTCTAATTCAGGTGCAGCGATTGGTTGGGGATCGGCATCAAATGCAGGGTCAGGCAGTGGTTTTAATGGAGGCTTCGGCTCTAGCATGGATTCTAAATCTTCTGGCTGGGGAATGTAG